A genomic window from Brevibacillus agri includes:
- the hemW gene encoding radical SAM family heme chaperone HemW, with the protein MMPQSVYIHIPFCTNKCYYCDFNSFVTNNPQLVWDYLDALDKEMELTFREQPVQEVKTIFVGGGTPTFLDHAQMRKFLQTVQTHLGAYWTDDIEFTMEANPGTTDVEKLRIMHELGVNRLSFGVQSFDNALLKRLGRIHDRDDVYRSIENAKQVGFANVSIDLMFGLPDQTMEIFRETLHKAFELGTTHFSAYSLKVEENTLFHTLYQKDQLPLPSEETELAMYMVLIEEMERHGYPQYEISNFAKPGFASKHNKTYWLNREYYGLGAGAHGYVCGQRHVNAGPLTIYMQKCKEGLPRVEQFAVPKEDAMEEQMILGLRLREGVDLAGFASRFGVSAHDVFGTIIEEEIAKGMLEEQDGCLKLTKQGLPLGNEVFARFLR; encoded by the coding sequence ATGATGCCGCAATCGGTGTACATCCACATTCCCTTTTGCACAAATAAATGCTATTACTGCGATTTCAACTCGTTTGTGACGAACAACCCGCAACTGGTCTGGGACTACCTGGACGCCTTGGACAAGGAGATGGAGCTGACGTTTCGCGAGCAGCCAGTCCAGGAGGTCAAGACGATCTTCGTCGGCGGAGGCACGCCTACGTTTCTCGACCACGCCCAGATGCGAAAGTTTTTGCAGACCGTCCAGACTCACCTCGGCGCATACTGGACGGACGACATCGAATTTACGATGGAAGCCAATCCGGGGACGACCGACGTGGAAAAGCTGCGGATCATGCACGAGCTTGGCGTCAATCGGCTCAGCTTCGGCGTGCAGTCGTTTGACAATGCCCTGTTGAAGCGGCTGGGGCGGATTCACGACCGGGACGACGTGTACCGTAGCATCGAGAACGCGAAGCAAGTCGGGTTTGCAAACGTGAGCATTGACTTGATGTTCGGCCTGCCGGACCAGACGATGGAAATTTTTCGCGAGACGCTGCACAAGGCTTTCGAGCTGGGGACGACACACTTTTCCGCGTACAGCCTGAAGGTCGAGGAAAATACGCTTTTCCACACGCTCTATCAAAAAGACCAGTTGCCGCTCCCGTCGGAAGAGACGGAGCTTGCGATGTACATGGTGCTGATCGAGGAGATGGAGCGCCACGGCTATCCGCAGTACGAAATCAGCAATTTCGCGAAGCCGGGCTTTGCGAGTAAACATAATAAAACCTATTGGCTCAATCGTGAATACTATGGGTTGGGGGCGGGTGCCCACGGCTACGTGTGCGGGCAAAGACATGTCAACGCCGGGCCGCTTACGATCTACATGCAAAAATGCAAGGAAGGCTTGCCGCGCGTCGAGCAGTTTGCGGTGCCGAAGGAAGATGCGATGGAGGAGCAGATGATTTTGGGGCTGCGCTTGCGGGAAGGGGTCGACCTGGCCGGGTTCGCCTCGCGATTTGGCGTGTCTGCACATGACGTTTTCGGGACGATAATAGAAGAAGAGATTGCCAAAGGCATGCTGGAAGAGCAAGACGGCTGTCTGAAGCTGACCAAACAGGGACTTCCACTCGGAAATGAGGTATTCGCGCGTTTTTTGCGCTAA
- the lepA gene encoding translation elongation factor 4: MDRRERQKRIRNFSIIAHIDHGKSTLADRILELTGALTAREMEAQFLDTMELEKERGITIKLNAVRLNYKAEDGEEYILHLIDTPGHVDFTYEVSRSLAACEGAILVVDAAQGIEAQTLANVYLALDSNLEIIPVINKIDLPSAEPERVKQEVEDVIGLDASEAVLTSAKAGIGIKEVLEAVVQKVPAPEGDPDAPLQALIFDSYFDAYRGVIASIRVINGTLRKGMKIKMMATGKSFEVTEIGTSTPRQTQVEELTVGDVGYVAASIKTVGDTRVGDTITDAARPAAEPLPGYRKINPMVFCGLYPIETNEYNDLREALEKLQLNDASLQFEPETSQALGFGFRCGFLGLLHMEIIQERIEREFNINLITTAPSVIYRITRTNGEVFEIDNPSKMPEAQKIEMIEEPYVLSTIMVPKEYVGDVMQLCQGKRGEFLDMQYMGENRVQLKYDMPLSEIVYDFFDMLKSGTRGYASFDYELAGYKPSKLVKMDILLNGEMVDALSFIVHKDTAYARGKVICEKLKELIPRQQFEVPIQAAIGHKVVARETISALRKNVLAKCYGGDISRKRKLLEKQKEGKKRMKSVGSVEVPQEAFMAVLRMDDKK; encoded by the coding sequence ATGGATCGCCGTGAAAGACAAAAAAGGATTCGAAATTTTTCCATCATCGCCCACATTGACCATGGAAAGTCGACGCTGGCAGACCGGATTTTGGAACTGACCGGAGCGTTGACTGCACGTGAGATGGAAGCCCAGTTTCTGGATACGATGGAGCTGGAAAAAGAGCGCGGGATTACAATCAAGCTGAATGCCGTGCGTTTGAACTATAAAGCAGAGGACGGAGAGGAATACATTCTCCACCTGATCGACACACCTGGACACGTAGACTTTACGTACGAGGTTTCCCGCAGCCTGGCTGCCTGTGAAGGAGCGATTCTCGTCGTGGACGCCGCTCAGGGGATCGAAGCCCAGACGCTTGCCAACGTCTATTTGGCGCTGGACAGCAATCTGGAGATCATTCCGGTCATCAACAAGATCGACCTGCCAAGCGCGGAGCCTGAGCGCGTGAAGCAAGAGGTAGAGGACGTCATCGGGCTGGATGCCAGCGAAGCGGTGCTCACCTCTGCCAAAGCAGGCATCGGGATCAAGGAAGTGCTGGAAGCGGTCGTGCAAAAGGTGCCGGCTCCAGAGGGAGATCCGGACGCGCCGCTGCAGGCACTGATTTTCGACTCGTATTTTGACGCGTACAGAGGGGTTATCGCTTCGATCCGCGTCATCAACGGTACGCTTAGAAAAGGCATGAAAATCAAAATGATGGCGACCGGCAAGTCGTTCGAGGTGACGGAAATCGGTACCTCGACGCCGCGCCAGACGCAAGTGGAAGAGCTGACTGTCGGCGACGTAGGCTACGTGGCTGCTTCGATCAAAACCGTTGGCGACACGCGCGTCGGGGATACGATTACCGATGCGGCCCGTCCTGCTGCCGAGCCGCTGCCAGGCTACCGCAAGATCAACCCGATGGTATTCTGCGGCCTGTACCCGATCGAGACGAACGAGTACAACGACCTGCGCGAAGCATTGGAAAAGCTGCAGCTCAACGACGCGTCGCTGCAATTCGAGCCGGAGACGTCGCAAGCGCTTGGCTTTGGCTTCCGTTGCGGCTTCCTGGGACTTTTGCACATGGAGATCATCCAGGAGCGCATCGAGCGCGAGTTCAACATCAACCTGATTACGACGGCTCCGAGCGTTATTTACCGCATTACCCGGACAAACGGGGAAGTGTTCGAGATCGACAACCCGTCGAAAATGCCGGAAGCGCAAAAGATCGAAATGATCGAGGAGCCGTACGTGCTCTCCACCATCATGGTGCCAAAAGAGTACGTGGGCGACGTCATGCAGCTTTGCCAGGGCAAGCGCGGGGAGTTCCTCGACATGCAGTACATGGGGGAAAACCGCGTGCAGCTCAAATACGACATGCCGCTTTCCGAGATCGTCTACGACTTCTTCGACATGTTGAAGTCGGGTACGCGCGGATACGCCTCTTTTGACTACGAACTGGCAGGCTACAAGCCGTCCAAGCTGGTGAAGATGGATATCCTCCTGAACGGCGAAATGGTCGACGCCTTGTCGTTTATCGTGCACAAGGACACGGCATATGCCCGCGGAAAAGTCATTTGCGAAAAGCTCAAGGAGCTGATTCCGCGTCAGCAGTTCGAGGTGCCGATTCAGGCGGCCATCGGGCACAAGGTCGTGGCTCGCGAAACGATCAGCGCCCTGCGCAAAAACGTTCTCGCCAAGTGCTACGGCGGGGACATTTCGCGGAAACGCAAGCTGCTCGAAAAGCAAAAAGAAGGAAAGAAGCGCATGAAGTCCGTCGGCTCCGTCGAGGTGCCGCAAGAAGCGTTTATGGCTGTATTGCGCATGGATGATAAGAAGTAG
- a CDS encoding HIT family protein: MQKQRVYSEQIDCLGCRLALSLAPAHVVYENEWVTCLLDIEPFSEGHTLILPKQHLVEWTDLDARTMQNVTEAATLLSRVLRRVYKPDGITLCQNGGAFNELTHFHLHVIPRFHGDGFAWSEPQHEHGAAARLPQTRKLLADALQARSDKEQLQRNGD; encoded by the coding sequence ATGCAAAAGCAACGCGTGTATTCGGAGCAAATCGACTGTCTGGGCTGCCGTTTGGCCCTTTCTCTGGCGCCCGCCCACGTCGTCTATGAAAACGAGTGGGTGACGTGTCTGCTCGATATCGAGCCTTTTTCGGAGGGACACACGCTGATTCTCCCCAAGCAGCACCTCGTCGAATGGACAGATTTGGATGCGCGCACGATGCAAAACGTTACGGAAGCGGCGACTCTCCTCTCCCGTGTCTTGCGCCGTGTGTATAAGCCTGACGGGATTACGCTCTGTCAAAACGGCGGAGCTTTCAACGAGCTGACCCATTTTCACCTGCATGTCATTCCTCGCTTCCACGGCGACGGCTTCGCCTGGAGCGAGCCGCAGCACGAGCACGGAGCCGCGGCTCGCCTGCCGCAGACACGCAAGCTTCTGGCCGATGCGCTACAAGCGAGAAGCGACAAAGAGCAACTACAACGAAACGGAGACTGA
- a CDS encoding GNAT family N-acetyltransferase, whose product MKSTTHRLHSLSVADIPDLMALSDSVGWDYDEAEIRTILSIGKVFGHKDDGDRVVSSAAIIAYEDRLATVGMVIVHESCRGRGYGRDLMQACLAAVPGDTTIMLIATADGEPLYKSLGFATVERIHKFVRPGGKLAAPPLPPTATYQIVPMSEADFASVALLDQQALGSRREHFLQARMRQAATCLVAKTESGTIVGYGFAIQGPVNLIAGPIVALDADMAIQLLGKLTENHPGQVRIDVPDGQPAFLAFLEQNGFQKASHPPVMVANADRLPPRAGTYFAIGAQIYG is encoded by the coding sequence GTGAAAAGCACGACCCACCGCCTGCACAGCTTGTCTGTCGCAGACATTCCCGATCTGATGGCGCTGTCCGACTCAGTGGGCTGGGACTATGACGAAGCGGAAATCCGCACGATTTTGTCTATCGGTAAAGTATTCGGGCACAAGGATGACGGCGACCGGGTCGTCTCGTCTGCGGCGATCATCGCCTATGAAGACAGACTGGCTACGGTCGGCATGGTGATCGTGCATGAATCGTGCCGCGGCCGCGGATACGGGCGCGACCTGATGCAAGCCTGTCTGGCTGCGGTGCCGGGCGATACGACCATCATGCTCATCGCTACAGCCGACGGGGAGCCGCTCTACAAAAGCCTCGGCTTTGCCACCGTCGAGCGCATCCACAAGTTTGTGCGCCCGGGCGGCAAGCTCGCAGCACCGCCGCTCCCTCCAACAGCGACGTATCAGATCGTCCCGATGAGCGAAGCGGACTTCGCAAGCGTCGCCTTGCTGGACCAGCAGGCACTCGGCAGCCGCCGCGAGCATTTTCTGCAAGCACGCATGCGGCAAGCAGCAACCTGTCTGGTAGCGAAAACCGAATCCGGCACGATCGTCGGCTACGGCTTTGCCATCCAAGGGCCAGTCAACCTGATCGCCGGGCCGATTGTCGCGCTGGATGCCGACATGGCGATCCAGTTGCTGGGCAAGCTCACGGAAAACCATCCGGGCCAGGTGCGCATCGACGTACCGGATGGACAGCCTGCCTTCCTTGCTTTTTTGGAGCAAAACGGCTTCCAAAAGGCGTCCCACCCGCCTGTCATGGTCGCGAATGCAGATCGCTTGCCGCCCCGGGCCGGCACGTACTTCGCCATCGGCGCGCAAATATACGGCTGA